In the genome of Photobacterium sp. TY1-4, one region contains:
- a CDS encoding FimV/HubP family polar landmark protein, translating into MSDLSTMIKRFILPVVIAGAALQMPLSAHAVRIIGPSEDEVRAASTEPAQSFASSQNTINRYGPTGSNETLWSIASRYRPNNQVSIYQVIGAIHRANPQAFEQNNIHGLIPGSVLRIPSLAQIRQEDLDSVRRRLDADQRRQVRQSATPATSVSRTPPPRTQTPSAPAPSATAPAPTVVANPQPKPQVAIQEQVTQAAPVTPAATSVQTASKTAQAASATDKGGIPAKPTALQTQLDASDVQMTKLVESNHLLRVRLAEMQHEVSALKDQISNDEQLRDEILNFIQQQKSQPVAPVVPETSWMDDLVANPWAMAAAAFVPGALIAGAIAFFMMRRKEEDDDVKSLEGPQAQEPAIPAPPKGDAEAIPELDSDKQDVDDLFAGDDSLFDDPETSLFGPEHDGNSSGEPDDLLDLSADGHDDFEIESGLTPSSISVKGDEEAIGLQDMERALDEIEQSSEPSSDEALAAMWEQSLQGDDDDDDSFDLADAELADDADKDIEDGLLDQSILDDLLSEAGGLTDDLPDDEPTEATKPEAATAQVVDQDELDSLFETVGLDEPAPEPTQVQVDEPEEQAQQAAVDQALADADALFAVEEHALPEEELDALFDANSTALLDEFIDDDELNTPDIELEENSTALLDELLGDDEDTFNRADIAIDENSTALLDELVADEEDSDESRIDVADIETEDELALNLDEVVIDENSTDLLDDILAQQGHQPQTAQPPQTTSEGSEPFEPAERLDSVLESDFADDVNLSADAPMSAATEPAVADPAVDALLFDDPEFEPADTSTDGHELDASRDADFPDTHETGFADALHEALNEQQAESVADVEAIADVEAIPDVEAIADVEAIPDVEAIADVDDAIAGVEPAADVQDEDIDALLADVQELVDASEPDETLAFDEEAALAESEPDVELEPEAEFEPEAEPEPEPEPEAEPELNEAPSPVEPAAESTPDPDALAEPAHELASDAPLNLEDWPAFDEEAALAESEPEVELEPEAEPEPEAGPELNEAPSPVEPAVVPTPDPDVLSEPAHELASDAPLNPEDWPEFDEEAALAESEPEVELEPEAEPELNEAPSSVEPAAESTPDLDALAEPAHESASDAPLNLEDWPAFDEEAALAESEPEVEPELNEPAVAPTPDPDAFEPDSETELEAEAPLNLSEPLVSEDAVTAAEPEDTLLQEPESESESARDEPTPEELVLAAEEAMGDAASSEPRYSIHGEQQIEFETIDPASIAEFSEDDALQASFDEQMALDQYHTGAQESAAASAPASAPAHQASGKTTSPNDAQVPADMFDDELVDTAGLDMAALLSDPDEQVTDDSFDNDSVDNESFEDDSFEGDSFENDQFVGMDVATADSLLAEQARDEAVAAERSAATNPSESEALAPAGFEHTGDENARPHREAEAPGQQPLSAAESTTVEQHEQGQQDEQDAERDQLWSSALDDDALASEMYPEEDAEIWAASNPDPELETEDWAEQPQMDIDDVAAFDPEFLLAEADSEVLTDATGESELVDDPEPAPSYISIDELMKDMEADAPEEIEEQPLDLNVGLDEFPDILNNVADIDVDSQGEYASKLDLAKAYLEMNDREGAQGLLEDIAGNGDAQSQKEAQILLQKMSR; encoded by the coding sequence GTGTCTGACTTATCGACTATGATCAAACGTTTTATTTTACCGGTCGTCATTGCCGGAGCCGCCCTTCAGATGCCCTTGTCAGCCCATGCGGTGCGTATTATCGGCCCATCCGAAGATGAAGTGCGCGCAGCTTCGACTGAGCCTGCTCAATCTTTTGCGTCGAGCCAGAATACCATCAATCGCTACGGTCCGACCGGGAGTAATGAAACCCTGTGGTCGATCGCCTCTCGTTACCGTCCGAATAACCAGGTCTCTATTTATCAGGTCATTGGTGCCATTCACCGGGCGAATCCACAGGCATTTGAGCAGAATAATATCCACGGTCTGATCCCGGGAAGTGTGCTGAGAATACCGTCTTTAGCCCAGATCCGTCAGGAAGATTTGGACAGTGTACGGCGTCGTCTGGATGCCGATCAGCGCCGCCAGGTACGCCAGTCGGCGACGCCTGCGACTTCGGTTTCCAGAACACCGCCACCAAGAACTCAGACACCAAGTGCACCGGCGCCAAGCGCCACTGCGCCGGCACCGACCGTTGTGGCGAACCCACAACCCAAACCGCAAGTTGCCATTCAGGAGCAGGTGACGCAGGCGGCCCCGGTCACACCGGCGGCCACATCGGTACAAACGGCAAGTAAAACGGCCCAAGCGGCCAGCGCGACTGATAAGGGAGGCATTCCCGCGAAGCCGACTGCGTTGCAGACGCAACTGGATGCCTCTGATGTGCAGATGACCAAGCTGGTGGAGAGTAACCACTTGCTGCGCGTTCGCCTGGCAGAAATGCAGCATGAGGTCAGTGCGCTCAAAGATCAGATCAGCAACGACGAGCAACTGCGCGATGAAATCCTCAATTTTATTCAGCAACAGAAATCGCAACCGGTCGCACCGGTGGTGCCTGAAACCTCCTGGATGGATGACTTGGTCGCTAATCCATGGGCCATGGCTGCTGCTGCGTTTGTGCCTGGCGCCCTGATTGCCGGCGCGATTGCATTTTTCATGATGCGTCGTAAAGAAGAAGATGACGATGTGAAATCGCTGGAAGGCCCGCAAGCGCAGGAACCGGCAATTCCGGCCCCGCCGAAAGGGGACGCTGAGGCGATCCCGGAGCTGGATAGCGACAAGCAAGACGTTGATGATCTGTTCGCCGGGGATGATTCTCTGTTCGATGATCCGGAAACTAGTCTGTTCGGGCCGGAGCATGATGGCAATTCGTCGGGTGAGCCGGATGATTTACTTGACCTGTCCGCCGATGGTCATGATGACTTTGAAATTGAAAGTGGCCTGACGCCAAGCAGCATCTCGGTGAAAGGAGATGAAGAAGCGATTGGACTCCAGGATATGGAGCGGGCGCTGGATGAGATTGAACAGTCCTCGGAGCCAAGTTCGGACGAAGCGCTGGCAGCCATGTGGGAGCAGTCCCTGCAGGGCGATGATGATGACGACGACAGTTTTGATCTGGCGGATGCGGAACTGGCCGATGATGCTGACAAAGATATTGAGGATGGGTTGCTGGACCAGTCCATCCTGGATGATTTGTTGAGCGAAGCCGGCGGGTTAACGGATGATCTTCCGGATGATGAACCGACTGAGGCAACAAAGCCTGAAGCGGCAACGGCTCAAGTGGTGGATCAGGATGAACTGGACTCCTTGTTTGAGACGGTCGGGTTGGATGAGCCGGCCCCTGAACCGACGCAAGTGCAAGTTGATGAGCCTGAGGAGCAAGCGCAGCAGGCTGCCGTCGACCAGGCACTGGCTGATGCAGACGCGCTGTTTGCCGTAGAAGAGCATGCGCTGCCGGAAGAGGAGCTGGACGCACTGTTTGATGCAAACAGTACGGCGTTGCTGGATGAATTTATAGACGATGATGAGCTCAATACCCCGGATATTGAGCTGGAAGAGAACAGTACGGCATTACTCGATGAGCTCCTTGGGGATGACGAGGATACTTTCAATCGGGCCGATATTGCGATTGATGAAAACAGTACCGCGCTGCTTGATGAACTGGTTGCGGACGAGGAAGACAGTGACGAGAGTCGTATTGATGTCGCGGATATTGAGACTGAAGATGAGCTGGCTCTGAACCTGGATGAGGTTGTCATTGATGAAAACAGCACCGATCTGTTGGATGACATTCTCGCGCAACAGGGACATCAGCCACAAACCGCTCAACCGCCTCAGACGACATCGGAAGGCAGCGAGCCGTTTGAGCCTGCAGAACGGTTGGATTCTGTCTTAGAATCCGATTTCGCTGATGATGTCAATTTGAGCGCCGATGCGCCGATGTCAGCGGCGACTGAACCCGCGGTTGCCGACCCGGCCGTCGACGCGTTGCTGTTTGATGATCCGGAATTTGAACCTGCGGACACTTCAACTGACGGGCATGAGCTGGATGCTTCACGCGATGCAGATTTCCCGGACACACACGAGACGGGGTTTGCGGATGCGCTGCATGAAGCACTGAATGAGCAGCAGGCTGAGTCCGTCGCAGACGTTGAAGCTATTGCAGACGTTGAAGCCATTCCAGACGTTGAAGCTATTGCAGACGTTGAAGCCATTCCAGACGTTGAAGCTATTGCAGACGTTGATGACGCTATTGCAGGCGTTGAACCTGCGGCAGACGTACAAGATGAAGATATTGATGCGCTGCTTGCGGATGTACAAGAGTTGGTCGATGCATCTGAGCCTGATGAAACATTGGCGTTCGATGAAGAAGCTGCCCTGGCCGAGTCTGAGCCTGATGTTGAGTTGGAGCCGGAAGCTGAGTTTGAGCCGGAAGCTGAGCCAGAGCCAGAGCCAGAACCGGAAGCAGAGCCTGAGCTGAATGAAGCACCGTCGCCCGTTGAACCGGCCGCTGAGTCGACACCGGACCCGGATGCGCTCGCTGAGCCGGCGCATGAGTTAGCGTCGGATGCGCCGCTGAACCTGGAAGATTGGCCGGCGTTCGATGAAGAAGCTGCCCTAGCCGAGTCTGAGCCTGAAGTTGAGTTGGAGCCGGAAGCTGAGCCAGAGCCGGAAGCAGGGCCAGAGCTGAATGAAGCACCGTCGCCCGTTGAACCAGCCGTTGTGCCGACACCGGATCCGGATGTGCTCTCTGAACCGGCGCATGAGTTAGCGTCGGATGCGCCGCTGAACCCGGAAGATTGGCCGGAGTTCGATGAAGAAGCGGCCCTGGCCGAGTCTGAGCCTGAAGTTGAGTTGGAGCCGGAAGCAGAGCCTGAGCTGAATGAAGCACCGTCGTCAGTTGAACCGGCCGCTGAGTCGACACCGGACCTGGATGCGCTCGCCGAGCCGGCGCATGAGTCAGCGTCGGATGCGCCGCTGAATCTGGAAGATTGGCCGGCGTTTGATGAAGAAGCGGCCCTGGCCGAGTCTGAGCCGGAAGTCGAGCCTGAGCTGAATGAACCAGCCGTTGCGCCGACACCGGACCCGGATGCGTTCGAGCCTGACTCTGAGACTGAGCTAGAGGCGGAAGCGCCGCTGAATCTGAGTGAGCCATTGGTTTCCGAGGATGCCGTGACCGCGGCTGAGCCGGAAGACACATTGTTGCAGGAGCCTGAATCAGAGTCTGAGTCTGCACGTGATGAGCCGACACCGGAGGAACTGGTGTTGGCCGCAGAAGAAGCCATGGGGGATGCTGCGTCCTCAGAGCCGCGCTACTCAATTCATGGTGAGCAACAGATTGAATTTGAAACCATTGATCCGGCCAGCATTGCTGAGTTCAGCGAAGATGATGCGCTGCAGGCCTCGTTTGATGAACAAATGGCGTTGGATCAGTATCATACGGGCGCCCAAGAGTCGGCGGCTGCATCGGCTCCGGCGTCAGCGCCGGCTCATCAGGCTTCCGGGAAGACGACATCGCCGAATGATGCTCAGGTCCCGGCGGATATGTTTGATGATGAGCTGGTTGATACGGCCGGGCTCGATATGGCTGCACTGCTCAGTGATCCGGACGAACAGGTTACGGATGACAGTTTTGATAATGACAGCGTCGACAATGAAAGCTTTGAAGATGATAGCTTTGAAGGTGATAGCTTTGAAAATGATCAGTTTGTCGGCATGGATGTCGCAACTGCGGACAGTTTGTTGGCTGAGCAGGCACGGGATGAAGCCGTTGCAGCAGAGCGTTCGGCAGCGACGAATCCCTCAGAAAGTGAAGCTTTAGCACCTGCAGGGTTCGAACATACCGGGGATGAAAATGCGCGTCCACATCGTGAAGCGGAGGCGCCAGGACAGCAACCACTGTCGGCTGCCGAATCAACCACTGTTGAACAGCATGAGCAAGGCCAGCAGGATGAGCAAGATGCTGAGCGGGATCAGCTCTGGTCATCTGCGCTTGACGACGATGCCCTGGCCTCAGAAATGTATCCGGAGGAGGATGCGGAGATCTGGGCAGCCAGCAATCCGGATCCGGAGCTGGAAACGGAAGACTGGGCAGAGCAACCACAAATGGATATTGATGATGTGGCTGCATTTGATCCGGAGTTTCTGTTGGCAGAAGCGGATTCAGAAGTATTGACTGATGCGACGGGGGAGAGCGAGTTGGTCGATGATCCGGAGCCGGCACCGTCGTATATCAGTATCGATGAACTGATGAAAGACATGGAAGCCGACGCTCCGGAAGAGATTGAAGAGCAGCCGCTGGATCTGAATGTTGGCCTCGATGAGTTTCCGGATATTCTGAATAATGTTGCTGATATTGATGTCGACAGCCAGGGGGAATATGCCAGCAAACTGGACTTGGCTAAGGCATATCTGGAGATGAATGATCGCGAAGGGGCGCAGGGGCTGTTGGAAGATATTGCTGGTAATGGCGATGCCCAGAGCCAGAAAGAAGCACAAATCCTGCTACAAAAAATGAGTCGTTAA
- a CDS encoding aspartate-semialdehyde dehydrogenase produces the protein MSQEFDVAVLGATGAVGETIVEVLESRDFPVRNLYLLASERSAGKTLRFKGKSVRVTNVEDFDWSQVQLALFSAGAEASAHWAPIAADHGVVVIDNTSQFRYDYDVPLVVPEVNPHALADYRNRNIIANPNCSTIQMLVALKPIHDAYGIERINVATYQSVSGSGKKGVDELAGQTAKLLNGLPAENKAYDKQIAFNCLPHIDDFMDNGYTKEEMKMVWETQKILGDDNIRVNPTCVRVPVFYGHAEAVHVETCQPVHIEEAISLLENAEGVELFHGNDYPTQVSDATGKDHVMVARIREDISHPCGLNMWVVADNVRKGAATNSVQIAEKLIAEYL, from the coding sequence ATGAGTCAGGAATTTGATGTTGCCGTTCTGGGCGCCACTGGTGCCGTGGGCGAAACGATCGTCGAGGTTTTAGAATCGCGTGATTTTCCGGTTCGCAATCTCTATTTACTGGCTTCGGAACGTAGCGCGGGTAAAACGCTGCGCTTTAAGGGTAAAAGCGTTCGTGTAACCAACGTCGAAGACTTTGACTGGAGTCAGGTTCAGTTGGCGCTGTTCTCGGCCGGCGCAGAAGCGTCTGCACACTGGGCGCCGATTGCGGCGGATCACGGCGTGGTGGTGATCGACAACACCTCACAGTTCCGCTACGACTACGATGTTCCGTTGGTGGTGCCGGAAGTGAACCCGCACGCGCTGGCGGATTACCGTAACCGGAATATCATAGCCAACCCGAACTGCTCGACGATTCAGATGCTGGTGGCCCTCAAGCCAATCCATGATGCGTACGGCATTGAGCGCATTAATGTTGCCACGTATCAGTCGGTCTCCGGCTCTGGAAAGAAAGGGGTTGATGAGCTTGCCGGACAGACTGCGAAGCTGTTGAACGGCTTGCCGGCAGAAAATAAAGCGTATGACAAGCAGATTGCGTTTAACTGCCTGCCGCATATCGATGACTTTATGGATAACGGCTACACCAAAGAAGAGATGAAAATGGTGTGGGAAACCCAGAAGATCCTCGGCGATGACAATATCCGCGTGAATCCGACCTGTGTTCGGGTGCCGGTCTTTTATGGTCACGCGGAAGCCGTACATGTCGAAACCTGCCAGCCGGTTCATATCGAAGAAGCGATTAGCCTGCTGGAAAATGCCGAAGGGGTGGAACTCTTCCACGGTAACGATTATCCGACTCAGGTCAGCGATGCGACCGGGAAAGATCACGTCATGGTCGCCCGGATCCGGGAAGACATCAGTCATCCGTGTGGGCTGAACATGTGGGTTGTGGCCGACAACGTCCGCAAAGGCGCTGCGACGAACAGCGTGCAGATTGCCGAAAAGCTGATTGCAGAATACCTGTAA
- a CDS encoding 4-phosphoerythronate dehydrogenase, translated as MKILIDENMPYALDLFSQLGEVIAKPGRTLTADDLVDIDALMIRSVTKVNADLLSKANRLRFVGTATAGQDHVDQALLAQKGITFTAAPGCNKVGVAEYVLSSLMVLGQQQGFSIFDKTVGIIGAGNVGSYLAKCLDALGIRYLLNDPLKAEQGDSRAFHSLEALQQQCDIITMHTPLTRDGAYPTYHLVDEAFLQQLKPGAILINAARGPVVDNTALKVALQQAQTGEGRALTAVLDVFEQEPLVDLELLPLLAFATPHVAGYGLEGKARGTTMVFNRYCEFLDQGQPVSAASLLPEAPLPQVALSRAWQEETLFRLIQLVYDVRRDDGLFRREMTAAGENTARMASAFDQMRKNYWDRREYSAITVAGQAGFGLESLANLGFTVEETP; from the coding sequence ATGAAAATCCTCATTGATGAAAATATGCCGTATGCGCTCGACCTGTTCAGCCAGCTTGGCGAGGTGATTGCCAAACCCGGCCGCACCCTGACTGCTGATGACTTGGTGGATATCGATGCGCTGATGATTCGCTCGGTCACCAAAGTGAATGCTGACTTACTGTCGAAGGCAAACCGACTGCGTTTTGTCGGTACAGCGACGGCAGGACAGGACCATGTCGACCAGGCATTGTTGGCGCAAAAGGGGATCACCTTTACTGCAGCGCCGGGATGCAACAAGGTGGGTGTGGCTGAGTATGTGCTGAGCAGCCTGATGGTGCTGGGCCAGCAGCAGGGCTTTTCTATTTTTGATAAAACGGTGGGGATCATCGGTGCGGGCAATGTCGGCAGTTACCTGGCGAAATGTCTGGACGCGCTGGGGATCCGCTACCTGCTCAATGATCCGCTGAAAGCCGAACAGGGCGACAGCCGGGCATTTCACTCGCTGGAAGCGCTACAGCAGCAGTGTGACATTATCACCATGCATACGCCGCTCACCCGTGACGGCGCATACCCGACCTATCACCTGGTGGATGAAGCGTTTTTGCAGCAGCTGAAGCCCGGCGCGATTTTGATCAATGCAGCTCGTGGCCCTGTGGTCGATAACACCGCGTTGAAAGTTGCGCTTCAACAAGCGCAGACCGGGGAAGGCAGAGCCCTGACCGCTGTGCTGGATGTGTTTGAGCAAGAGCCGTTGGTGGATCTTGAATTGCTGCCGTTGCTGGCGTTTGCGACCCCACATGTGGCGGGCTACGGGCTCGAAGGCAAGGCTCGGGGAACGACCATGGTCTTTAACCGTTATTGCGAGTTCTTAGATCAGGGACAGCCGGTATCTGCTGCCAGTCTGTTGCCGGAAGCGCCGTTGCCGCAGGTGGCTCTCAGTCGCGCCTGGCAGGAAGAGACCCTGTTTCGCCTGATTCAGCTCGTCTATGATGTGCGTCGGGACGATGGGTTATTCCGCCGCGAAATGACTGCCGCAGGAGAGAATACTGCCCGGATGGCCTCGGCCTTCGATCAAATGCGGAAAAATTACTGGGATCGGCGCGAATACAGTGCGATTACAGTAGCCGGACAGGCCGGTTTTGGGTTAGAGTCGCTGGCTAATTTAGGTTTTACAGTTGAGGAAACGCCATGA
- the fabB gene encoding beta-ketoacyl-ACP synthase I — MKRAVITGMGIVSSIGNNVKEVLESLKAGKSGINFSEQFAEMKLRSNVWGDLKMNPSEHIDRKKMRFMGDAAAFAYLSMEQAIEDAGLTEEQVSNDRTGLVAGSGGASSQNQIAAVDILREKGVKRVGPYMVPRTMSSTVSACLATPFKIRGVNYTMSSACATSAHCIGHALELIQLGKQDVVFAGGGEELDWTLTMMFDAMGALSTKYNDDPSKASRTYDADRDGFVISGGGGMLVVEELEHALARGAKIYGEIVGYGATSDGYDMVAPSGEGAVRCMKMAMQDLDAPIDYINTHGTSTPVGDVKELGAIQEIFGDNSPAISATKAMTGHALGAAGVHEAIYSTLMLEHGFVAPSINIENLDPAADGLDIVTETREQALKTVMSNSFGFGGTNATLVIKKYEG, encoded by the coding sequence ATGAAACGAGCCGTAATTACAGGCATGGGTATTGTATCCAGCATCGGTAACAATGTGAAAGAGGTGCTGGAGTCTCTGAAAGCCGGTAAATCCGGTATTAATTTCTCCGAACAGTTTGCGGAAATGAAGTTGCGCAGCAATGTTTGGGGTGATTTGAAAATGAACCCGTCTGAGCATATCGACCGTAAAAAAATGCGTTTCATGGGCGATGCAGCAGCATTTGCGTATTTGTCTATGGAGCAGGCAATTGAAGACGCCGGTCTTACTGAAGAACAAGTTTCCAATGATCGTACCGGCCTGGTTGCAGGCTCGGGCGGTGCATCCTCGCAAAACCAAATCGCAGCGGTGGATATCCTGCGCGAGAAAGGCGTGAAGCGTGTGGGTCCTTATATGGTCCCGCGTACCATGTCTTCAACCGTGTCAGCCTGTCTGGCGACACCGTTTAAAATTCGTGGCGTGAACTACACCATGAGTTCAGCCTGTGCGACGTCTGCACACTGTATTGGCCATGCGCTGGAGCTGATCCAACTGGGTAAACAAGATGTTGTTTTTGCCGGTGGCGGTGAAGAGCTGGATTGGACCCTGACCATGATGTTCGATGCGATGGGCGCGTTGTCGACCAAGTACAACGATGATCCGTCGAAAGCGTCCCGAACCTATGATGCCGATCGTGATGGCTTCGTGATCTCTGGTGGCGGCGGCATGCTGGTGGTTGAAGAGCTGGAGCATGCGCTGGCACGCGGTGCGAAAATCTACGGCGAAATCGTCGGCTACGGCGCGACCTCCGATGGCTACGACATGGTGGCACCATCAGGTGAAGGTGCGGTGCGTTGTATGAAGATGGCGATGCAGGATCTGGATGCGCCAATCGACTACATCAACACCCACGGAACTTCAACGCCGGTCGGTGATGTGAAAGAGCTGGGCGCGATCCAGGAAATCTTCGGTGACAACAGCCCGGCGATTTCTGCGACCAAGGCCATGACCGGCCACGCCCTGGGTGCTGCGGGTGTGCATGAGGCGATTTACTCAACGCTGATGCTGGAGCACGGTTTTGTCGCCCCGAGCATCAACATCGAGAATCTGGATCCGGCAGCGGATGGTTTGGATATTGTGACGGAAACTCGAGAGCAAGCGCTGAAGACCGTGATGTCGAACAGCTTTGGTTTCGGTGGTACCAATGCCACGCTGGTGATTAAGAAGTACGAAGGCTAA
- the mnmC gene encoding bifunctional tRNA (5-methylaminomethyl-2-thiouridine)(34)-methyltransferase MnmD/FAD-dependent 5-carboxymethylaminomethyl-2-thiouridine(34) oxidoreductase MnmC: protein MSEQSPHRIENAVLDWNSSGTPVSNDFDDVYFSNANGLEETRYVFLHQNGLPQRWETSTRRRFVIAETGFGTGLNFLAVWQWFKAFRQANPDAATQALHFISFEKFPVTRDDLIKAHASWPELADLAEQLHAHYPPAVADCHRIVLENGLITLDLWFGDIKDCMPQVWTNDDGIVDAWFLDGFAPSKNPEMWNQNLFDGMAKLAREGCTTATFTAAGFVRRGLIEAGFDMKKVKGFGTKRDMLAGTMTQRRHSAYFKPWYARKRADQPQDLAIIGGGIGSATTALALTRRGVDVTLYCADPLPAKGASGNRQGAVYPLLNGSNDPLSRFFAPAFLYARQFVEQAAQHKTFAHDWCGVTQLAWDDNAQKKLGKMLEGGFPDTLIRFLDEDQTQTVTGVETGHTSVNYPLGGWLCPQALTRALIELASESGHLTLKTNTEIRQLERSDPVDAASAEKQWTLIADEARFQHDTVIVANGHRFEDFPQTSQIPAYSVRGQVSHIPTNPALSQLKTVLCYDGYLTPANPASQSHCIGASYRRGSTDLSFCPSEHADNKQRLVNCLPGVEWPQTIDMDENQARAAVRCASRDHLPFVGDVCQYEPLLSQYADLKTQQDTAAPVPVCPNLYALIGLGSRGLSSAPLLGELLASQICGDPLPLPNSVLDALHPGRMWVRKLVKGKQV from the coding sequence TTGTCCGAGCAGTCTCCCCATCGCATTGAAAATGCCGTTCTTGACTGGAATTCATCCGGTACCCCGGTCTCCAATGACTTTGACGATGTTTATTTCTCAAATGCCAATGGCTTAGAAGAAACACGCTACGTATTTCTCCACCAGAACGGACTCCCGCAACGCTGGGAAACCTCGACGCGTCGCCGATTCGTGATTGCTGAGACCGGTTTTGGCACTGGCCTGAACTTCCTGGCCGTGTGGCAATGGTTTAAGGCCTTTCGCCAGGCAAACCCGGATGCCGCGACCCAAGCACTGCATTTCATCAGTTTTGAAAAATTTCCGGTGACGCGTGACGATTTAATCAAAGCGCATGCGTCCTGGCCGGAGCTGGCAGATTTGGCAGAGCAGCTGCATGCGCACTATCCACCAGCTGTGGCGGACTGCCACCGGATTGTGCTGGAAAATGGCCTGATCACCCTGGATCTCTGGTTCGGCGACATTAAAGACTGTATGCCACAAGTATGGACCAATGATGACGGGATCGTGGACGCCTGGTTTTTAGACGGTTTTGCCCCAAGCAAAAACCCGGAAATGTGGAACCAGAATCTCTTTGACGGCATGGCCAAACTGGCACGGGAAGGTTGTACCACCGCAACCTTCACCGCCGCCGGATTTGTCCGCCGCGGCCTGATTGAAGCCGGTTTCGACATGAAGAAAGTCAAAGGATTCGGTACTAAGCGAGACATGCTGGCCGGCACCATGACCCAACGCCGACACTCTGCCTACTTCAAGCCCTGGTATGCCCGCAAACGTGCCGACCAGCCGCAAGACTTGGCGATTATCGGGGGCGGGATTGGCTCGGCCACCACCGCGCTCGCGCTGACCCGACGCGGCGTCGATGTAACACTCTACTGTGCCGACCCGCTCCCGGCAAAAGGGGCTTCCGGCAATCGCCAGGGGGCAGTTTATCCCCTACTCAATGGCTCGAACGATCCCCTGTCGCGCTTTTTTGCCCCGGCATTTTTGTATGCCCGGCAGTTTGTCGAACAAGCGGCGCAGCACAAAACCTTTGCCCATGACTGGTGCGGCGTCACGCAGCTGGCCTGGGACGACAATGCACAAAAAAAACTGGGAAAAATGCTGGAAGGCGGTTTCCCGGACACGCTGATCCGATTTTTGGATGAGGACCAAACCCAAACCGTCACCGGCGTCGAAACCGGCCACACCAGTGTGAACTATCCGTTAGGGGGTTGGCTGTGCCCGCAGGCGTTGACCCGGGCCTTGATCGAACTGGCAAGTGAAAGTGGTCATCTCACCCTCAAGACCAACACCGAGATCCGTCAACTCGAGCGCAGCGATCCGGTTGACGCTGCCTCAGCCGAAAAACAATGGACGCTGATTGCCGATGAAGCACGTTTTCAACACGATACTGTGATCGTCGCCAATGGCCATCGTTTTGAGGACTTCCCGCAAACCAGCCAGATCCCGGCCTACTCGGTCCGGGGCCAGGTGAGTCATATCCCGACCAACCCAGCGCTCTCGCAGCTCAAAACCGTTCTGTGTTACGACGGCTACCTGACCCCGGCAAATCCGGCCTCCCAAAGCCACTGTATCGGCGCCAGCTACCGCCGGGGCAGCACGGATCTCAGCTTTTGTCCGTCAGAGCATGCGGACAACAAACAACGCCTGGTCAACTGCCTGCCGGGTGTTGAATGGCCGCAAACCATCGATATGGACGAGAACCAAGCCCGGGCTGCTGTGCGCTGTGCCAGCCGGGATCATTTGCCGTTTGTCGGCGATGTCTGCCAGTACGAGCCACTGCTTTCGCAATATGCCGACCTGAAAACCCAACAAGACACAGCAGCGCCAGTGCCGGTATGCCCGAACCTGTATGCCCTGATTGGTTTGGGCTCCCGCGGGTTAAGTTCAGCGCCGCTGTTGGGAGAGCTGCTCGCCTCGCAAATCTGTGGAGACCCGTTACCTCTGCCGAATAGCGT